One window of Leopardus geoffroyi isolate Oge1 chromosome B3, O.geoffroyi_Oge1_pat1.0, whole genome shotgun sequence genomic DNA carries:
- the LOC123583665 gene encoding olfactory receptor 4K14, with translation MELQNYSLVSEFVLYGLCTSQHLQHFFFIFFSGIYVVTVLGNLIIVVTVISDPHLHSSPMYFLLGNLSFLDIWLASFATPKMIRDFLSDRKLISFGGCMAQIFFLHFIGGAEMVLLVSMAYDRYVAICKPLHYMTMMSRKTCMGLVLVSWVIGFVHSISQVAFTVNLPYCGPNEVDSFFCDLPLVIKLACMDTYVLGILMISDSGLLSMSCFVLLLVSYTVILITVRQHAAGGVSKALSTCSAHIMVVLLFFGPCIFIYVWPFSRFSVDKLLSVFYTIFTPLLNPLIYTLRNKEMKTAMKKLCNQHVTSH, from the coding sequence ATGGAACTGCAGAATTATTCCTTGGTGTCAGAATTTGTGTTGTATGGACTCTGCACTTCACAGCATctccaacattttttctttatatttttctctggGATCTATGTGGTCACTGTGTTGGGTAACCTCATTATTGTGGTCACTGTAATTTCtgacccccacttgcactcttccCCTATGTACTTCCTGCTGGGAAATCTATCCTTCTTGGACATATGGCTAGCCTCATTTGCCACCCCCAAGATGATCAGGGACTTTCTTAGTGATCGAAAGCTCATCTCCTTTGGAGGGTGTATGGCTCAGATCTTCTTCTTGCACTTTATTGGTGGGGCTGAGATGGTACTTCTGGTTTCCATGGCCTATGACAGATATGTGGCTATATGCAAACCTTTGCATTATATGACCATGATGAGTCGGAAAACCTGTATGGGACTGGTGTTGGTTTCATGGGTCATTGGATTTGTGCACTCCATCAGCCAAGTAGCCTTTACTGTGAATTTACCTTACTGTGGCCCCAATGAAGTGGACAGCTTCTTCTGTGACCTTCCTCTTGTGATCAAGCTTGCCTGCATGGACACCTATGTCTTGGGTATACTCATGATCTCAGACAGTGGGTTGCTCTCTATGAGCTGTTTTGTGCTCCTCTTGGTCTCCTACACTGTTATTCTCATCACTGTCCGACAGCATGCTGCTGGTGGGGTATCCAAAGCACTCTCTACTTGCTCTGCACATATCATGGTAGTCCTGCTCTTCTTTgggccctgcattttcatttatgTGTGGCCTTTCAGTCGGTTCTCTGTGGACAAGCTCTTATCTgtattttataccatttttacTCCTCTCTTGAACCCCCTTATCTACACATTGagaaataaagagatgaaaacagCTATGAAGAAGCTGTGTAACCAACATGTGACTTCTCACTGA